In Phoenix dactylifera cultivar Barhee BC4 chromosome 11, palm_55x_up_171113_PBpolish2nd_filt_p, whole genome shotgun sequence, the following are encoded in one genomic region:
- the LOC103721351 gene encoding myb-like protein L yields MASSSSSFESGGDEAFDDDMEALRRACMLTGADPAAVNDSDSDSGGESSSTDDVDLLRRLQERFSVPSSDADSLPFIKPLSSRPLPESDEEDDFETLRAIQRRFTQYDSDAQKKKSENFVQDTEMIVADVTSERETRNIVPKNSDSGFTEHAENESYSVNFGGFIQSQFPKSAQFFVDALKKNRSCQKFIRRKLIEIEAKIEENKELKERLKCLMDFQVVCKKKAGHISSQKKDPRGRLISMQKSRKVKDSKASYKKVRALYFGPAENSHVSKFKMVLKRFPVSLRKQKWSNMEKEKLAKGLKQQYQEMLILNSMNFESDVDSNLMSGLSSSDLDVTPEKIRSFLPLVNWDRLASMYVPGRSGEECEARWLNCEDPMINHNPWTILEDKKVLFVVQERGIYNWIDISVALGSHRTPFQCLARYQRSLNPHILNKDWTEDEDAKLHAAVESFGDNNWQIVSSNLEGRTGPQCSNRWRKSLNPDRRKVGRWSVDEDKRLKVAVMLFGAKNWNKIAQFAPGRTQVQCRERWLNCLDPSLNLKGWTEEEDAKLLAAIAEHGYCWSKIATFVPPRTDSQCRRRWKVLLPHEVPLLQAARKMKRTVLISNFVDRESERPAIGPNDFRPVVNFSEAENTDSMGPRKKRPSDNQPKKSRVKSKRSLKENSTADGVISSTETILSDSALVCSKNFNTAEGGIKRSRKKKIK; encoded by the exons ATGGCGTCCTCCTCGTCTTCCTTCGAGAGCGGCGGGGACGAGGCCTTCGACGACGACATGGAGGCCCTGAGGAGGGCCTGCATGCTCACCGGCGCCGATCCCGCCGCCGTCAACGACTCCGACTCAGATTCCGGCGGCGAGAGCAGCAGCACCGACGACGTCGATCTCCTTCGCCGCCTCCAGGAGCGGTTCTCTGTTCCCTCCTCGGATGCCGATTCCTTGCCCTTCATCAAACCCCTGAGCTCTCGCCCGCTGCCCGAAtccgatgaggaggatgatTTCGAAACTCTTCGTGCCATCCAGAGGAGGTTCACTCAGTATGATAGCG ATGCTCAGAAAAAGAAATCTGAGAACTTTGTACAAGATACTGAGATGATTGTTGCTGATGTGACATCTGAGCGAGAAACTCGTAATATAGTGCCCAAGAATAGTGATTCTGGTTTCACTGAACATGCAGAGAATGAATCATATAGTGTAAATTTTGGGGGTTTCATTCAATCACAGTTCCCAAAGTCTGCACAGTTCTTTGTTGATGCCCTCAAGAAGAACAGGTCATGCCAGAAATTTATTAGGAGGAAGCTGATAGAAATTGAAGCAAAGATTGAAGAAAATAAGGAACTGAAAGAACGTCTTAAATGTCTTATGGACTTTCAAGTTGTCTGCAAAAAGAAAGCAGGGCATATATCGAGTCAGAAGAAGGATCCTCGTGGCAGGCTAATTTCCATGCAAAAGTCAAGGAAAGTGAAAGATTCCAAG GCCAGCTATAAGAAGGTTCGTGCCTTATATTTTGGCCCAGCTGAGAACTCCCATGTTTCTAAATTTAAGATGGTACTTAAGAGATTCCCAGTCTCACTTAGAAAACAAAAATGGTCAAACATGGAAAAGGAGAAACTTGCAAAGGGTTTAAAGCAACAGTATCAAGAGATGCTCATTTTGAATTCGATGAATTTTGAGAG TGATGTCGATTCAAATTTAATGTCTGGATTATCAAGCAGTGATCTTGATGTCACCCCAGAAAAAATTAGATCTTTCTTACCATTAGTCAATTGGGATCGGTTGGCTTCTATGTATGTCCCAGGCCGTTCTGGTGAAGAGTGTGAAGCTAG GTGGTTGAACTGTGAAGATCCAATGATTAATCACAACCCATGGACCATACTGGAGGATAAGAAGGTTTTATTTGTTGTCCAGGAAAGAGGGATTTATAATTGGATTGATATTTCAGTTGCACTGGGATCGCATAGAACTCCCTTTCAGTGCCTTGCACGTTACCAACGGAGTCTTAATCCTCATATTCTGAACAAGGACTGGACAGAAGATGAAGATGCTAAACTTCATGCGGCTGTAGAAAGTTTTGGTGATAATAACTGGCAGATTGTATCCTCTAATCTAGAAGGCCGCACAGGTCCTCAATGTTCTAATAG GTGGAGAAAATCCCTGAACCCTGATAGGAGAAAGGTGGGGAGGTGGTCTGTGGATGAGGACAAGCGTCTCAAAGTAGCAGTAATGCTTTTTGGGGCCAAAAATTGGAATAAGATAGCTCAGTTTGCCCCTGGTCGGACACAGGTTCAATGCAGAGAAAG ATGGCTTAATTGTCTAGATCCATCTTTAAATCTGAAAGGATGGACTGAGGAAGAAGATGCCAAGCTATTGGCAGCAATAGCTGAACATGGGTATTGTTGGTCCAAGATTGCAACTTTTGTGCCTCCACGTACTGATAGCCAGTGTAGGAG GAGATGGAAGGTTTTACTTCCTCATGAGGTGCCATTACTCCAAGCTGCTAGGAAGATGAAGAGAACCGTTCTTATATCCAATTTTGTGGATCGGGAGAGTGAACGACCGGCAATTGGTCCCAATGACTTTAGGCCAGTTGTCAATTTTTCAGAGGCTGAAAATACTGATAGTATGGGACCTAGAAAGAAAAGACCAAG TGATAATCAACCCAAGAAGTCTAGGGTTAAGTCCAAGAGATCTCTTAAAGAGAATTCAACAGCAGATGGTGTGATAAGTTCTACTGAAACAATTCTTTCTGACTCAGCTTTGGTTTGTAGCAAAAATTTTAATACTGCTGAAGGTGGGATTAAGAggtcaaggaagaaaaagatcaAG TGA